One genomic segment of Theobroma cacao cultivar B97-61/B2 chromosome 6, Criollo_cocoa_genome_V2, whole genome shotgun sequence includes these proteins:
- the LOC108662426 gene encoding uncharacterized protein LOC108662426 → MAALSKKFDTLGVHAVKNSFVVCEMCEDSHNDAIIQSYGASLRNLETQVGQLANSIINRPQDALPSDTQVNPKGKEHCNVVTLRSGNEVDGVNEKSIESSKEHLDDDKVIVEKEVKVEKTDNGQAKNQGNSQANYPPPPFPQRLKKQKLDEQIQKFLNVFNKLYINILFAKDLENMTSYVKFLKDILTNQRKLEDFETVALIEKCSAIIQNKLPTKLKDLGSFSITCTIGRFKFTKALCDLGAVVSIMPLSITKKLGLNEIQPTIVSLQLTNRTIKYPVGIIEEVLVKVGHLYIPVDFIVLRWKKIWKFL, encoded by the exons ATGGCTGCACTATCTAAGAAGTTTGACACACTAGGAGTTCATGCTGTTAAGAATTCATTTGTAGTCTGTGAGATGTGTGAAGATAGTCAT AATGATGCCATAATTCAAAGCTATGGAGCCTCCttgagaaatcttgagacCCAAGTGGGACAGCTTGCAAACTCCATCATCAATAGACCTCAAGATGCCTTACCAAGTGATACTCAAGTCAATCCCAAAGGTAAGGAACATTGTAATGTAGTTACCCTTAGAAGTGGAAATGAAGTTGACGGGGTGaatgaaaaatcaattgaatctTCAAAAGAGCATCTAGATGATGACAAGGTAATTGTTGAAAAAGAAGTTAAAGTGGAAAAGACAGATAATGGGCAAGCTAAAAACCAAGGGAATTCTCAAGCAAACTATCCTCCACCACCATTCCCACAAAGGTTGAAAAAGCAAAAGCTTGATGAACAAATTCAGAAATTTCTCAATGTCTTCAATAAGCTCTATATAAATATCCTTTTTGCTAAAGATTTGGAAAACATGACAAgttatgttaaatttttgaaagacatCTTAACCAACCAGAGGAAACTAGAAGATTTTGAAACAGTGGCACTTATTGAGAAGTGTAGCGCAATtattcaaaacaagcttccaaCAAAACTGAAGGATCTTgggagtttttctatcactTGTACTATTGgtagatttaaatttactaaagCTTTGTGTGATTTGGGTGCAGTTGTTTCAATCATGCCTTTGTCAATTACTAAGAAACTTGGACTTAACGAGATACAACCTACCATAGTTTCTTTGCAATTAACAAATAGAACAATCAAGTACCCTGTTGGGATTATTGAAGAAGTATTGGTTAAAGTTGGGCATCTCTACATTCCGGTGGACTTCATTGTGTTAAGATGGAAAAAGATCTGGAAATTCCTTTAA